From the genome of Calditrichota bacterium, one region includes:
- a CDS encoding DUF3365 domain-containing protein: protein MIQIHQSIYEMARNEARGSFQRDIAYRLWNAQNGGVYAPVNKMTPPNPYLKNIKERDIVTPDGRHLTLINPAYMTRQVHELARKHFGIISHITSLKPIRPANKADAWETEALKKFEMGKDEVFSTEKIGDGEYVRLMRPLKTEQACLQCHAAQGYKVGDIRGGISIAISTDPLKAIARKQVFQMVGEYAILWLIGIGGIIFGTNQLKKSGIKRDNIETDLRRTLKQKETLMREMHHRVKNNLAIVSALLSIQSRRISDPNTKKIFNESQSQIQTIAKLHEFFYRSNAVELVDMKKYLQNVIDNLNNFFEIDFKKIKVSTDIDPIEVNSKCATYCGLILNELFTNAFKYGRNANDEGEIQIKFKKQSETGEILLAVHNSGKSLPENFDLSELNSMGLQLVTMLANQLEGKLSIFRENGTTFQVQFSNS from the coding sequence ATGATTCAAATTCATCAGTCGATTTACGAAATGGCTCGCAATGAAGCGCGCGGATCTTTTCAGCGCGACATCGCTTATCGACTCTGGAATGCACAGAATGGGGGAGTCTATGCGCCCGTGAACAAAATGACCCCACCGAACCCCTATCTGAAAAACATCAAGGAACGTGATATTGTTACGCCCGATGGACGACATTTGACGCTAATAAATCCGGCTTACATGACGCGTCAAGTACACGAACTTGCCAGAAAACATTTTGGCATTATATCACACATAACCAGCCTAAAACCAATTCGTCCGGCAAACAAAGCTGATGCCTGGGAAACAGAGGCACTGAAAAAATTTGAAATGGGTAAAGATGAAGTGTTTTCAACAGAAAAAATTGGAGATGGCGAGTATGTTCGGCTAATGCGTCCACTGAAAACAGAACAAGCTTGTCTACAGTGTCACGCTGCACAAGGTTATAAAGTGGGCGATATACGCGGCGGTATTAGCATCGCCATTTCGACCGATCCACTAAAAGCCATTGCTCGGAAACAAGTTTTCCAAATGGTTGGCGAGTATGCAATTTTGTGGCTTATTGGTATCGGTGGGATCATATTTGGAACGAATCAGCTTAAAAAAAGCGGAATCAAAAGAGATAATATAGAAACCGATTTAAGACGCACGTTAAAACAAAAAGAAACACTCATGCGGGAAATGCATCATCGTGTAAAAAACAATTTGGCCATTGTCTCCGCGCTACTCAGCATTCAATCAAGGCGAATTTCTGATCCTAATACAAAAAAGATATTCAATGAAAGCCAAAGTCAAATACAGACAATTGCCAAATTGCACGAGTTTTTTTACCGATCTAACGCTGTCGAACTTGTTGACATGAAAAAATATTTGCAAAATGTCATTGATAATTTGAATAATTTTTTTGAGATTGATTTCAAAAAAATAAAAGTTTCCACCGATATTGATCCCATCGAAGTGAATTCCAAATGTGCCACTTACTGCGGGCTCATTTTGAACGAGCTTTTCACAAATGCCTTCAAATATGGGAGAAATGCAAATGACGAAGGAGAAATTCAAATAAAATTCAAAAAACAAAGTGAAACGGGAGAAATCTTACTGGCAGTACATAATTCCGGAAAATCCCTCCCGGAAAATTTTGACCTTTCCGAATTAAATTCAATGGGATTACAGTTAGTTACTATGCTTGCCAATCAACTTGAAGGAAAATTATCAATTTTCCGTGAAAACGGTACGACTTTCCAAGTGCAATTTAGTAATTCATAG
- a CDS encoding LacI family transcriptional regulator — translation MRVTIYDVARKAGVGIGTVSRVINDSPQISPKTREKVLRVIKELKYQPSVMAQGLARRRTNTIACIVPFFTGYFYFEMLNGVQQALSQYGYDLILYSVDQIERKDQFLKKALRERRVDGVLLSSMAINDSLAEKFVQSKLPIILVDAYHPLLDSICVENKEGAFQATEHLIKLGHKKIGMINGNLRSNPAKTRLEGFMQALGDNNLIPDKRAIFHVNDDADPEIYHNDGFNKQAGIEGVRQILSLAEDRPTAIFAASDIQAAGAMQEVKRNRLRIPKDIAIIGFDGIELSEYLGLTTMKQPMREMGEIAVDHLIGKINNGVEHKGVFHKLLHPKLIIRDTCGTRPELKQAG, via the coding sequence ATGAGAGTTACTATTTACGATGTTGCCAGAAAAGCCGGCGTGGGTATTGGTACTGTTTCCCGGGTGATCAACGACAGCCCTCAGATTTCGCCGAAGACCAGAGAAAAAGTGCTGCGGGTGATTAAGGAGTTAAAATATCAGCCGTCGGTCATGGCTCAGGGATTGGCACGCAGAAGGACGAACACCATAGCCTGTATTGTACCGTTTTTTACAGGCTATTTTTATTTTGAAATGCTGAATGGCGTGCAGCAGGCGCTCAGTCAGTACGGCTATGATTTGATTTTGTACAGTGTGGATCAAATTGAAAGAAAAGATCAATTTCTGAAAAAAGCGCTGCGCGAACGTCGCGTGGATGGCGTGCTGCTTTCGTCGATGGCAATCAACGATTCTCTGGCGGAAAAGTTTGTCCAGTCTAAATTGCCAATAATCCTTGTTGATGCTTACCATCCGCTGCTGGATTCCATTTGTGTAGAAAATAAAGAAGGTGCTTTTCAGGCAACTGAGCATCTAATAAAGTTAGGTCACAAAAAAATTGGTATGATCAATGGCAATTTGCGCAGCAATCCGGCAAAAACACGGCTCGAAGGTTTCATGCAGGCGCTTGGCGATAATAATTTGATTCCCGATAAAAGAGCGATTTTTCATGTGAATGACGATGCCGATCCTGAAATCTATCACAACGATGGTTTTAATAAGCAGGCAGGAATAGAAGGAGTGCGGCAGATTCTTTCTTTGGCCGAGGACAGACCGACGGCGATTTTTGCCGCTTCTGACATTCAGGCGGCTGGCGCAATGCAAGAGGTAAAACGTAATCGTTTGAGAATCCCCAAAGATATTGCAATCATCGGATTTGATGGAATCGAATTATCAGAATATCTTGGATTGACGACGATGAAACAGCCCATGCGTGAAATGGGGGAAATTGCTGTCGATCATCTCATCGGAAAAATCAACAACGGCGTGGAGCATAAAGGTGTGTTCCATAAATTGCTCCATCCCAAACTTATCATTCGAGATACTTGCGGTACAAGGCCGGAATTGAAACAAGCCGGTTAA
- a CDS encoding nucleotidyltransferase domain-containing protein, producing the protein MKNLPFSKIEQKLKKYFAGKDYIAFAYLFGSMARGKFTPLSDIDIAVYIDQTKIAEDLFRLRLKELAALMNLLGAEQIDLVFLNETPLDLNYRVIRDGKLIFERDKKARAHFWEITVRDYLDWKPFIEKRNQIIREKMKKGDYFSSS; encoded by the coding sequence ATGAAAAATCTTCCATTTTCAAAAATTGAACAGAAACTAAAAAAATATTTTGCCGGCAAAGATTACATTGCTTTTGCTTACCTTTTTGGTTCCATGGCGAGAGGGAAATTTACGCCATTGAGCGACATCGATATTGCAGTCTATATCGATCAGACGAAAATAGCGGAAGATTTGTTCAGGTTGAGGCTCAAAGAATTAGCTGCGTTGATGAATCTGTTGGGCGCGGAGCAGATCGATCTTGTCTTTTTGAATGAAACGCCGCTTGATCTCAATTATCGCGTCATTCGCGACGGGAAGTTAATTTTTGAACGAGACAAAAAAGCAAGGGCACATTTCTGGGAAATTACGGTTCGCGATTATCTGGATTGGAAGCCTTTTATCGAGAAAAGGAACCAAATCATCAGAGAAAAAATGAAAAAAGGAGATTATTTTAGCTCGTCATGA
- a CDS encoding TonB-dependent receptor: MKIAGKFFFIVCFLFFTTAAMAGITGKITGYVKDAETGDPLPGANIIMEGTTMGAASDLEGYFVIINIPPGTYTLKASMIGYQAQRMEKVRVSIDLTTTVNFSLRTQVVDLGGEVTVVAEREIVQKDMTSSLSAVSADEIKGLPVQEMGDVLELQAGLVKDPVGGLHVRGGRSGEVAYWIDGIAATDVYSGNLGVQVENASIQELQVVSGTFNAEYGQAMSGIVNIVTKEGGKDYHGEIRYYMGDYVTDRTNIFDHLDYINPLSVANLQGNLSGPIPFLKSKLHFFSMIRYFKNEGWFYGRKRYLPTGYRSTDEWVSLNPFRKISSQIKVSYNLTSMMKLTYGLFWNDNKFRNYDHSFKYNPEGDYERFETGRTHIVSLNHVLSPRTFYELKFTDFYTDYQQYVFKNPYQTVRYIPNPADTSGNTFIIDPNSPLGYVHPDSLRDPVSYSFKRAGTKMDHFFRSTGYRIVKFDLVNQWNKAHQFKAGIELRRHELNLEWFNIQPKRKGNTEIVPFQPYVPDVTTPYHDKYTHRPLEFAAYLQDKIELKDMIVNIGVRFDYFEPDGVVLADPKDPNIFQPQLAAHKYYDPDLPEPQLDDASNIIPLAERRKFWYKDATAKYKVSPRLGIAYPITSRGVIHFSYGHFFQIPLFNYLYSSPDFKVTEAEGSRIIGNADLRPQKTVMYEIGLQQQIADDVGIDVTMFYRDVRDWVGTSPLIDTYGSVKYSRFENKDYSNVRGFTLSLNKRYSHYFSASVDYSFMIADGSHSNPADAYFAENAQREPQRQLIPMSWDRRHTLNGSLGVGTQKWRVSFLGRFWSGMPYTPRFPKGTVTGGGVYNALRDNSDRLPNQYSFDMYFNYAIKISNFNANIFVNIYNIFDTPNATWVWTDTGSPDYTLDALGISGDPKRVGSLEEFFTHPEWYTEPRQVQLGLAFNF, encoded by the coding sequence ATGAAAATTGCAGGAAAGTTCTTTTTTATCGTTTGTTTTTTGTTTTTCACAACTGCGGCGATGGCGGGAATTACCGGGAAGATTACCGGCTATGTGAAAGATGCCGAGACCGGCGATCCGCTGCCTGGTGCCAATATTATTATGGAAGGCACGACAATGGGCGCGGCGAGCGATCTGGAAGGCTATTTTGTCATCATCAACATTCCTCCCGGGACGTACACTTTAAAGGCGAGTATGATCGGTTATCAGGCGCAGCGAATGGAAAAAGTGCGCGTGTCTATTGATTTGACGACGACAGTGAATTTTAGCCTTCGTACTCAAGTTGTGGATTTAGGGGGCGAGGTGACTGTGGTCGCTGAACGCGAAATTGTTCAGAAAGACATGACGTCATCCCTTTCCGCTGTAAGCGCTGACGAAATCAAAGGTCTGCCGGTACAGGAGATGGGCGATGTGCTGGAGTTGCAAGCCGGTCTGGTGAAAGACCCTGTGGGCGGACTCCACGTGCGTGGCGGTCGTTCCGGAGAAGTGGCATATTGGATCGACGGCATCGCTGCCACGGACGTTTATTCGGGAAATTTGGGCGTGCAAGTGGAAAATGCGTCCATTCAGGAATTGCAGGTCGTGAGCGGAACTTTTAATGCGGAATACGGTCAGGCAATGTCCGGTATCGTGAATATCGTTACCAAAGAAGGCGGCAAGGATTATCACGGTGAAATCCGGTATTACATGGGCGATTATGTGACCGACAGAACGAATATTTTCGACCATCTGGATTACATCAACCCATTGTCCGTTGCTAATTTGCAGGGGAATTTGAGCGGCCCGATTCCTTTTCTGAAATCAAAATTACATTTTTTCTCCATGATACGCTATTTTAAAAATGAAGGTTGGTTTTACGGCAGGAAACGATATCTCCCCACAGGCTATCGCTCTACTGACGAGTGGGTTTCTCTCAATCCATTTCGAAAAATTTCTTCTCAAATTAAAGTGAGTTACAACTTGACGTCAATGATGAAATTGACTTATGGCTTGTTCTGGAACGATAACAAATTTCGCAATTACGACCATTCGTTCAAATACAATCCCGAAGGCGACTACGAGCGATTTGAGACGGGCAGAACTCACATCGTCAGTCTCAATCACGTACTTTCACCGAGAACATTTTACGAACTAAAATTTACAGATTTTTACACTGACTACCAGCAATACGTTTTCAAAAATCCCTATCAAACCGTGCGTTACATTCCCAACCCGGCGGATACGAGCGGAAATACGTTTATCATCGATCCCAATAGCCCGCTCGGCTACGTGCATCCTGATTCTCTGCGCGATCCGGTTTCTTACAGCTTCAAACGCGCCGGCACGAAAATGGATCATTTTTTTCGCAGCACCGGCTATCGTATTGTGAAATTTGATCTGGTGAATCAATGGAATAAAGCGCACCAATTCAAAGCAGGGATAGAATTGCGGCGGCATGAGCTAAATCTGGAATGGTTCAATATCCAGCCGAAGCGTAAAGGAAATACGGAAATTGTACCTTTTCAGCCCTATGTTCCGGATGTAACGACGCCCTACCACGATAAATACACGCATCGCCCGCTGGAGTTTGCCGCGTATTTGCAGGATAAAATTGAACTCAAAGATATGATCGTGAACATTGGGGTTCGGTTTGACTATTTCGAGCCCGATGGCGTTGTTCTGGCTGATCCCAAAGATCCGAACATTTTTCAGCCGCAGCTTGCTGCGCACAAATATTATGATCCGGATCTGCCCGAGCCGCAACTTGACGATGCGTCTAATATTATTCCCCTCGCAGAACGGAGAAAATTTTGGTACAAAGACGCAACAGCAAAATACAAGGTCAGTCCGCGTCTGGGCATCGCTTATCCGATCACGTCGCGCGGCGTGATTCATTTTTCCTACGGTCATTTTTTCCAGATTCCGCTTTTTAATTATCTTTATTCCAGCCCCGATTTTAAAGTCACCGAAGCCGAGGGGTCGCGCATCATCGGAAACGCGGATTTGCGGCCGCAGAAGACCGTCATGTACGAAATTGGCTTGCAGCAGCAAATCGCTGATGACGTGGGAATTGATGTGACCATGTTTTACCGTGACGTGCGCGATTGGGTGGGAACCAGCCCGCTCATCGACACCTACGGCAGCGTCAAATATTCCCGTTTTGAAAATAAAGATTATTCCAACGTGCGCGGTTTCACGCTGTCGTTGAATAAGCGCTATTCTCATTATTTTTCCGCCAGCGTTGATTACTCATTTATGATTGCCGATGGCAGTCATTCCAATCCGGCGGATGCCTATTTTGCTGAAAATGCTCAGCGCGAGCCGCAGCGGCAGTTGATTCCCATGAGTTGGGATCGCCGGCACACACTGAACGGCTCTCTCGGCGTCGGCACGCAAAAATGGCGCGTTTCATTTCTCGGCAGATTTTGGAGCGGCATGCCTTACACGCCTCGTTTCCCCAAGGGCACTGTCACTGGCGGCGGCGTTTACAATGCGCTGCGCGATAATAGCGATCGTCTGCCCAATCAATATTCGTTTGATATGTATTTTAATTATGCCATTAAAATTTCCAATTTCAATGCCAATATTTTTGTCAATATTTACAATATTTTCGATACGCCCAATGCGACCTGGGTCTGGACAGACACCGGCTCGCCGGATTACACCCTGGACGCGCTGGGGATTTCAGGAGATCCGAAACGAGTGGGCTCTCTGGAAGAATTTTTCACACATCCCGAATGGTACACAGAGCCGAGACAGGTGCAACTCGGTTTGGCTTTTAATTTTTAA
- a CDS encoding PorV/PorQ family protein: protein MKLRYVMLTIMVLIQAALAQEQVTKVGTTAAGFLNIDVGGRAVGMGGAFVSVADDATAMYWNPAGMALLNKNEAVFSYNNWIADISFNYAGVVMPLSFGTIGVNATFLSMGDMERTTIDYPMGNGEKFSAGSYAFGLAYARALTDRFRIGVNLKYIHEYIYNSSATGIAFDLGTLFTTQFNGLKIGMSISNFGTKMRMSGRDLLIQYDVNPLISGNNENINAELKTESYDLPLMFRVGVSMDVLKGRGNSNLIFAVDALHPNDDVEYLNFGAIYTFNEIFSLSGGYKTLFAKDSEEGVSLGVGFSYPLVRGLSVKVNYAFHQFGVLKDVQQFSVGLKF from the coding sequence ATGAAACTCAGATACGTGATGTTGACAATAATGGTCTTGATTCAGGCGGCGCTGGCGCAGGAACAAGTCACAAAAGTAGGCACGACGGCGGCGGGTTTTTTGAACATCGATGTCGGCGGCAGAGCAGTCGGCATGGGCGGTGCTTTTGTGTCCGTTGCCGACGACGCCACGGCCATGTACTGGAATCCGGCGGGCATGGCGCTGCTCAACAAAAACGAAGCTGTTTTTAGCTACAACAACTGGATTGCCGATATCAGCTTTAATTATGCCGGCGTGGTCATGCCGCTCAGTTTCGGAACGATCGGCGTCAACGCGACTTTTCTCAGCATGGGCGATATGGAGCGCACAACAATCGACTATCCCATGGGCAACGGAGAAAAATTTTCCGCAGGCAGCTATGCTTTCGGTCTGGCGTACGCTCGCGCGCTGACGGATCGCTTTCGCATCGGAGTTAATTTAAAATACATCCATGAGTACATTTACAATTCTTCTGCTACGGGCATCGCGTTCGATCTGGGAACGCTGTTTACCACCCAGTTCAATGGATTAAAGATCGGCATGTCCATTTCCAACTTTGGTACAAAAATGCGCATGAGTGGCAGAGATTTGCTCATTCAGTACGATGTCAATCCGCTCATTTCCGGGAATAACGAAAATATCAATGCGGAACTGAAGACGGAAAGTTACGATTTGCCGCTCATGTTTCGCGTCGGAGTGTCCATGGACGTGTTGAAAGGCCGCGGCAACAGCAATCTGATTTTTGCCGTCGATGCGCTGCACCCCAACGATGATGTGGAATATCTCAATTTTGGCGCAATTTACACTTTCAACGAAATATTTTCACTGAGCGGCGGCTACAAAACGCTTTTTGCCAAAGACTCCGAAGAGGGGGTGTCTCTTGGCGTGGGATTTTCCTATCCCCTGGTCCGCGGACTGAGCGTCAAAGTGAATTATGCGTTTCATCAGTTCGGGGTATTGAAAGATGTGCAGCAGTTTTCGGTTGGGTTGAAATTTTAA
- a CDS encoding penicillin acylase family protein, whose product MKKNFKIWRDKNGIPHVEAENENDMYRGQGYVHATDRGMQLLLMRILGQGRVSELLDSSEDSLKIDIFFRKMNWANNTAQEIEKLDDRIRQYVISYCDGVNAGFAERVPWEFKLLGYKPEKWQPEDSVLISRMIGYLSLAQSQAEMERLFVEMVQAAIPEEKLNELFPGILGGLDTELLKKVTLPERVVPPNLLWGIGAPRMMASNNWVISGEKTRSGKPLAANDPHLEVNRLPNVWSEIVLKSGDRYIMGGAMPGFPGVLVGRNPDLTWGVTYTFADAVDSWVEKCKDGEYFREEKNQWLKFRQRKEIIKRKKKEPQEIIFFENELGTLDGDPFQEGFYLTIKWAAADSGALAISGVLRMWDAKTVDDGMATLGPLESSWNFLFADAHGEIGYQMTGRIPKRRKGVSGFVPLPAWKKENAWQGFYSAEELPRAKNSSEGFLVTANNNLNEFGKAKPINMPMGAYRADRIKSLLEKSDNFSIEDVFRMHYDVYSLQAEYFMKILKPLLPDTAQGKILREWDLQYSADSEGAYLFEKFYAELYREVFGKGGIGEQVVDHLKGETGIFVDFYENFDRVLLSENSAWFEGRSREEIFRAAAERALKTKPKKWKSVQEFTLTNILFGGKLPRFLGFDRGPVVSIGGRATIHQGQIYRSAGRDTTFLPSFRFVTDFAADEIFTNLIGGPSDRRFSKWYCSDLKNWLSGKYKRVTPDSGPRGADFI is encoded by the coding sequence ATGAAAAAGAACTTCAAAATCTGGCGGGATAAAAATGGCATTCCGCACGTGGAAGCTGAAAATGAAAACGACATGTATCGAGGACAGGGTTACGTCCACGCAACTGATCGCGGCATGCAGCTATTGCTGATGCGGATTTTGGGACAGGGGCGCGTGTCTGAATTGCTCGATTCCAGCGAGGATTCCCTGAAAATAGACATCTTTTTCCGCAAAATGAACTGGGCGAACAACACAGCGCAGGAAATCGAAAAGTTAGACGACCGCATCAGGCAGTACGTAATTTCCTACTGCGACGGCGTCAATGCCGGTTTTGCTGAACGGGTTCCGTGGGAATTTAAATTGTTGGGCTACAAACCGGAAAAGTGGCAGCCGGAAGATTCTGTGCTGATTTCCCGCATGATCGGCTATTTGTCGCTGGCGCAATCACAGGCGGAAATGGAGAGGTTGTTCGTGGAAATGGTGCAGGCAGCAATTCCCGAAGAAAAACTCAATGAACTTTTTCCGGGAATTTTGGGCGGGCTGGACACGGAATTGCTCAAGAAAGTGACTTTGCCCGAACGAGTTGTCCCGCCAAATTTGCTCTGGGGAATTGGCGCGCCGCGGATGATGGCGTCGAACAATTGGGTGATTTCCGGGGAAAAAACTCGTTCAGGAAAACCTCTTGCGGCGAACGATCCCCATCTCGAAGTCAATCGCCTGCCCAATGTGTGGAGCGAAATTGTGCTCAAATCCGGCGACCGCTACATCATGGGCGGCGCGATGCCCGGTTTTCCGGGAGTTTTGGTCGGCAGAAATCCCGACCTTACCTGGGGCGTTACCTACACTTTCGCTGATGCGGTGGATTCCTGGGTCGAAAAATGCAAAGACGGCGAATATTTTCGCGAAGAAAAAAATCAGTGGCTGAAATTCCGGCAACGGAAAGAAATCATCAAAAGAAAAAAGAAAGAACCGCAGGAAATCATCTTTTTTGAAAATGAGCTCGGCACACTGGACGGCGATCCGTTTCAGGAGGGATTTTATTTGACGATCAAATGGGCGGCTGCAGATTCCGGGGCACTGGCGATTTCGGGCGTTCTCCGTATGTGGGACGCTAAAACGGTGGATGATGGAATGGCGACATTGGGACCTCTGGAAAGTAGCTGGAATTTTCTTTTCGCGGACGCACATGGTGAAATCGGCTATCAAATGACCGGAAGAATTCCCAAACGAAGAAAAGGAGTGAGTGGATTTGTGCCTTTGCCAGCGTGGAAGAAGGAAAATGCGTGGCAAGGTTTTTATTCTGCTGAAGAATTGCCGCGCGCGAAAAATTCCAGCGAAGGCTTTTTGGTGACGGCAAATAACAATTTAAATGAATTTGGCAAAGCGAAACCAATCAATATGCCCATGGGCGCCTACCGGGCAGATCGAATCAAAAGTTTGCTTGAAAAAAGTGACAATTTCTCCATTGAAGATGTTTTTCGTATGCACTACGATGTTTACTCGCTGCAAGCGGAATATTTCATGAAAATTTTAAAGCCGTTGTTGCCGGACACGGCGCAGGGGAAAATTCTGCGAGAGTGGGATTTGCAATATTCAGCCGATTCCGAGGGGGCGTATTTGTTTGAAAAATTTTATGCTGAACTATATCGCGAGGTTTTCGGCAAAGGAGGAATTGGTGAGCAGGTTGTGGATCATCTGAAAGGGGAGACAGGAATTTTTGTTGATTTTTACGAGAATTTTGACCGGGTTTTACTCTCGGAAAATTCGGCGTGGTTTGAAGGGAGAAGTAGGGAAGAAATTTTTCGCGCGGCAGCGGAACGGGCGCTCAAGACAAAACCGAAGAAATGGAAATCCGTACAAGAATTCACGCTGACAAATATTCTGTTCGGCGGAAAATTGCCGCGTTTTCTCGGCTTTGATCGCGGCCCTGTGGTGAGTATCGGCGGACGCGCCACGATTCACCAGGGGCAGATTTACCGCAGCGCTGGCAGGGACACGACCTTTTTGCCGTCGTTCCGTTTTGTCACCGATTTTGCCGCCGACGAAATTTTCACCAATCTCATCGGCGGTCCTTCTGACCGGCGATTTTCCAAATGGTATTGCTCAGATTTGAAAAATTGGCTTTCCGGGAAATACAAACGAGTTACGCCGGATTCAGGACCGCGAGGTGCGGATTTTATTTGA